The Dyadobacter sandarakinus DNA window AAATTGTCATTACTGTATAAGCCCAATAATCTCCTCCTATGTTTGTTGTATAATTTATATTATGTTAAATAGAGTTTCAGGCAAAAAGAAGAGCGGTAGTTAATACCGCTCTTCTTTTTATAAATGTATGAATGAGCTTTGGATTACTCTTCAACACATGCAACCTGTTTTGCAGTGAATTGCTCCAGTACGCTGTTCACAGTTGCCAGGTTTTCTTTTGCCTCAGCTTCGTCTTTTGCCTGTACGGCTTTTTCGAAGTAAGGTTTTGCTTTCTTGAATTTACCACATACACGACCTTCAACTTCTTTACCACGTTGCTGGTACTCGGTCATGTTCATGTTATCAACTTCGCTTTTCAGCTGAACAGCCTCATTGAAATAGAAAACACCAAGGTTGTAGAGTGCATCGTAGTTAGCGCCGTCTACTTCCAATACTTTCTTGTAGTTGGTCACAGCCTTTTCGCTTGCATCTTTCTGTTTCGCTTTCAGGTCTGCCAGTTCTTTTTCCAAACCTGCATTGTCAGTGCTTGATGCCGATGCTGCTGCTGCTTTCGCTTCACCTTCCATGGTTGCGATAGCTGCCAGCGATTCTTTCTTCTTGTTGTTTACGTCGGCCAGCTGACGTTTCAGATCGGTATTTTTAGGCGTTTTCTTGATCAACGCGGTAATGCGTTTTACTTCACCGTCGTATACTTCAATTTTGCTTTTTTCGCTTTCCAGATTTTTTGTCAGGCTGGACGCTTTACTGTTACCCTGGCCAAGTTTTCCCTGGATCTCTTTGATACGCTGATTTGCCTTAGAGCTGGTGTTATCGTAAAGGATCGCGAGGTTCACGAGGTTCTGCACATTTTTAGGATCGTTTTGTGCCAATGTGGTCAGCTCATTGATGGCCTGATCTTCCTTGCCGGATGCCAGCAGGATGTTCACCACTTCTGATTTCAAATCCTTGTTGCCCGGAGATTTTTCCAAACCTTTGTTCAGCGCCTCAATCGCCTTGTCGAAGTTATTGTCGGCACGGTACAGCTGAGCAAGTCCGTAAAATACGCTGGGATCTTTACCACCATTAGCCACATATTTTTCAAATTGTGTCTTTGCGTCTTCTTTTTTGTCAAGCTGCTGCGCGGCGATACCACCATAAAGTGATGCAGTTGTATCCTTTTTGTTGATTTCCTGGGCAGCCTGGAACATTTCGAGCGCGCCCGCCAGATTCTTCGCCTGGTACTTTTCGGCACCCTGTTTCACAAATGCATTGAATAAAACGGTACCCTCAGCACCTGTGAGCGCATTGGTCGCTTCTTTCGAAGATTTACCGGGCTCCCCTTTTTTGTTCACATCCAGCTCAACAACTTTCTTGTAAGCTTCCAAAGCTGTTTTTGCCGCGCTTGAATCTACCTCGGAACCATTGCTCGCGATGTTTTCATAAAGCTTTGCCCTCTCCATCCAGAAAGATGCTTTGGCGCTATTTTTGGGGTCTGCTACGTCTTTATCGCTTTTTTCCTTGTCCTTCCGGTATTGATCTACCATTGCCTTGTTAACAGCATCCTGGGCAAATGCACCAATGCTGAACAGGCCAAGTGCAGAAACAAAAAACAGTTTTTTCATAGATATTGACTTTGGTTATGATTGATTGTTCGTTGGGTTAATATTCGTACAGTTAGAGAATTTCACAAAAATCATGCCCCTCACTCGTCAGAAGCCTCATTTTCGTCTTCATCCTCTTCTGTCAAGTCGTCGTCGTCGGATAGTATTTCCTGCTCGTCGGCGCTTACAATGATACTGTCGGATGCGCCTTCCACCACTATTGCGGGCTTGATTACGTTTCCATCTTCATCCAGCTCTTCGGCCTTCTCATCCGGATCTTTCAGAATGCGGGTTACAGACGTAATTTCATCGCTGTTGTTCAGCCTGATCAGCTTTACACCCTGGGTATTGCGACCAGCCAACCGGATATCAAGCACACTCATAC harbors:
- a CDS encoding tetratricopeptide repeat protein, producing MKKLFFVSALGLFSIGAFAQDAVNKAMVDQYRKDKEKSDKDVADPKNSAKASFWMERAKLYENIASNGSEVDSSAAKTALEAYKKVVELDVNKKGEPGKSSKEATNALTGAEGTVLFNAFVKQGAEKYQAKNLAGALEMFQAAQEINKKDTTASLYGGIAAQQLDKKEDAKTQFEKYVANGGKDPSVFYGLAQLYRADNNFDKAIEALNKGLEKSPGNKDLKSEVVNILLASGKEDQAINELTTLAQNDPKNVQNLVNLAILYDNTSSKANQRIKEIQGKLGQGNSKASSLTKNLESEKSKIEVYDGEVKRITALIKKTPKNTDLKRQLADVNNKKKESLAAIATMEGEAKAAAASASSTDNAGLEKELADLKAKQKDASEKAVTNYKKVLEVDGANYDALYNLGVFYFNEAVQLKSEVDNMNMTEYQQRGKEVEGRVCGKFKKAKPYFEKAVQAKDEAEAKENLATVNSVLEQFTAKQVACVEE